The following are from one region of the Paenibacillus sp. KS-LC4 genome:
- a CDS encoding MarR family transcriptional regulator produces the protein MPLRRGPDHISRILRHLTRQHQKQLHAQLQDYDLYPGQPPLMFALERGPGRSQNELAQELEIKAATLTVMLNRMEKNGIVRREADLRDQRVSRIFMTDKGEAMLGKLRETLHLLEEQSLQGFGEEEKQMLKGMLHRIGDNLNAMNPTEDNQN, from the coding sequence ATGCCATTACGCAGAGGGCCTGACCATATTTCTCGGATTCTCCGCCATTTAACCCGCCAGCATCAGAAGCAGCTGCATGCCCAGCTTCAGGACTATGATCTTTATCCCGGACAGCCGCCGCTTATGTTCGCCTTGGAGCGTGGACCGGGACGGAGCCAGAACGAGCTGGCACAGGAGCTTGAGATTAAAGCGGCAACGCTGACCGTGATGCTGAACCGCATGGAGAAGAATGGTATTGTCCGTCGGGAAGCCGATCTACGCGATCAGCGCGTGTCCCGCATTTTTATGACCGACAAAGGAGAAGCGATGCTTGGCAAGCTGCGCGAGACGCTTCACCTGCTGGAGGAGCAGTCTCTACAAGGCTTCGGCGAGGAAGAAAAACAAATGCTGAAAGGGATGCTGCACCGAATTGGCGATAATTTAAACGCGATGAATCCTACCGAGGATAATCAGAATTAG